In Hevea brasiliensis isolate MT/VB/25A 57/8 chromosome 13, ASM3005281v1, whole genome shotgun sequence, a single genomic region encodes these proteins:
- the LOC110659702 gene encoding LOW QUALITY PROTEIN: protein MEI2-like 1 (The sequence of the model RefSeq protein was modified relative to this genomic sequence to represent the inferred CDS: inserted 3 bases in 2 codons) → MPFEIMDQRGGTASSHFFEDIRLPAEKQIGFWKPHSMPDHQIGAGGMVQIPSSELVASSPLEKLSPGGALPELRLAMDQNDKLSIGEGSASMLKASWNSMDHHTKSLSSLSLQPASYGLVGNRAGISVTQWESSLFSSSFSDVFSAKLSLLENDVQSNQPAKTVASPREDDEPFESLEELEAQTIGNLLPAEDDLFSGVTDELGQNAHVSSGDDLEDFDLFITGGGMELEGDVSVGQRNSDFVEGVTNGQGGSNGSIFGEHPYGEHPSRTLFVRNINSNVDDTELKALFEQYGDIRTLYTACKHRGFVMISYYDIRTARNAMRSLQNKPLRRRKLDIHYSIPKDNPSEKDINQGTLVIFNLDSSVSTEELHKIFGVYGEIKEIRETPHNRYHKFIEYYDIRAAEAALSALNRSDIAGKQIKLERSRPAGARRLVSKPEQEQDELNLCLSPFDDLSAGRLAAFSPGVITSSCMNNGSAQVLPSAVQSPVASFIESHRSSSVPNNLPSPLTVASVGKQICLNESNHSMDELMFGNQCIPSFHPHSLPEYHDSLANGIPYNSSTTIGGMARSVGSKVTEGINSRHIQGVGSNGHLMELNGGVFGSSGNGTGSLPGHHYIWNNSNSGRQHHANRMIWPNSPSFTNGVHHLPHMPGLPRAAPVMLNTLPAHHHIGSAPAVNPSLWDRRHAYSGEYPKASSFHLSYCRRVGFPGSSPTNPMETASRNXFSYVCGNCMDMTKNAGLXHIFPGRNPIISMPALFDSPNVRVRILSHSGVESNSNNSDKKQYELDIDRILCGEDSRTTLMIKNIPNKYTSKMLLAAIDEHCRGTYDFIYLPIDFKNKCNVGYAFINMIDPQQIIPFHKAFNGKKWEKFNSEKVASLAYARIQGKAALIAHFQNSSLMNEDKRCRPILFHTDGPNAGDPEPFPMGTNIRSRLGKPRTSSGEDNHHQGNPSTSANGEDSSNGTDSSSGSE, encoded by the exons ATGCCGTTTGAAATTATGGATCAGAGGGGTGGAACTGCGTCGTCCCATTTCTTTGAGGACATCCGGCTACCTGCTGAG AAACAAATTGGGTTTTGGAAGCCGCATTCAATGCCTGATCACCAAA TAGGGGCAGGTGGAATGGTACAAATTCCTAGCAGCGAGTTGGTTGCTTCATCACCTTTAGAAAAACTTTCACCAGGCGGAGCACTGCCGGAGTTGAGGCTAGCCATGGATCAAAATGACAAGCTATCCATTGGTGAAGGAAGTGCTAGTATGTTGAAGGCTTCATGGAATTCTATGGACCATCATACAAAATCACTGTCAAGTTTGTCTCTGCAGCCTGCATCTTATGGTTTGGTTGGAAATAGGGCTGGTATTAGTGTGACTCAGTGGGAAAGCAGCCTGTTCTCAAGCTCATTTTCTGATGTATTTAGTGCGAAGT TGAGTTTATTAGAGAATGATGTTCAATCAAATCAACCTGCCAAAACTGTTGCTTCACCCCGTGAGGATGATGAGCCTTTTGAATCTCTTGAAGAACTTGAGGCTCAGACTATTGGAAATCTCCTTCCTGCTGAAGATGATCTGTTTTCTGGAGTGACTGATGAGTTGGGACAAAATGCTCATGTCAGTAGTGGGGATGATTTGGAAGACTTTGACCTGTTTATCACTGGCGGAGGCATGGAATTGGAAGGGGATGTGAGTGTTGGTCAAAGAAATTCTGATTTTGTTGAGGGAGTTACCAATGGTCAAGGGGGTTCTAATGGTTCAATTTTTGGTGAACATCCTTATGGTGAACACCCTTCTAGAACACTATTTGTCAGAAACATCAATAGCAATGTTGACGATACTGAGCTAAAGGCTCTTTTTGAG CAATATGGAGATATTCGAACACTTTATACAGCCTGCAAACATCGTGGTTTTGTTATGATCTCTTACTATGACATTAGGACAGCTCGAAATGCGATGAGATCTCTTCAGAATAAGCCACTGAGGCGTAGGAAACTTGACATACATTATTCAATTCCAAAG GACAATCCATCTGAGAAAGATATTAACCAGGGCACTCTTGTGATTTTCAATCTTGATTCTTCTGTTTCAACTGAGGAGCTACACAAAATATTTGGAGTTTATGGAGAAATTAAAGAA ATCCGTGAAACCCCACACAACCGCTACCACAAATTCATAGAGTACTATGATATTAGAGCTGCAGAAGCAGCTTTGTCTGCATTAAATAGGAGTGACATTGCTGGGAAGCAGATCAAGCTTGAGCGGAGCCGTCCTGCGGGTGCAAGGCG tTTGGTGTCAAAGCCTGAGCAGGAGCAAGATGAACTCAATCTTTGTCTGAGCCCTTTTGATGATTTATCAGCTGGACGACTAG CAGCATTTTCTCCTGGAGTAATTACATCTAGCTGCATGAACaatggatcagcccaagttttacCTTCTGCTGTCCAGTCGCCTGTGGCTTCATTTATTGAATCTCATCGGAGTTCTAGTGTTCCAAATAACTTGCCCTCTCCACTGACAGTGGCATCTGTTGGTAAACAAATTTGCCTTAATGAATCTAATCACTCCATGGATGAATTAATGTTTGGTAACCAATGCATTCCAAGTTTCCACCCTCATTCCTTGCCAGAATATCACGATAGTTTAGCCAATGGCATTCCATATAACTCCTCAACGACTATCGGAGGCATGGCTCGCAGTGTTGGTTCCAAAGTGACTGAAGGAATCAACAGCAGGCACATTCAAGGAGTAGGTTCAAATGGGCACCTGATGGAACTTAATGGAGGGG TTTTTGGATCTTCTGGAAATGGAACTGGCTCTCTTCCTGGGCATCATTACATATGGAACAATTCAAACTCAGGTCGGCAACATCATGCAAACCGTATGATTTGGCCAAATTCACCATCATTtaccaatggtgttcatcacctTCCACATATGCCTGGACTTCCTCGAGCAGCTCCAGTTATGCTCAACACATTACCTGCACATCATCACATTGGATCTGCACCGGCTGTTAATCCTTCCTTGTGGGATAGGCGACATGCTTATTCTGGGGAGTATCCGAAAGCTTCCAGCTTCCATTTGAGTTACTGCAGGAGAGTGGGATTTCCTGGTAGCTCTCCTACAAATCCTATGGAAACTGCTTCCCGCAA ATTTTCTTATGTTTGCGGAAATTGTATGGATATGACTAAAAATGCTGGAC TCCACATTTTCCCTGGGAGAAACCCAATTATCTCAATGCCAGCACTTTTTGATTCTCCTAATGTACGTGTGAGAATTCTCTCACATTCTGGAGTTGAATCAAATTCTAATAATTCAGATAAGAAACAATATGAACTTGATATTGACCGCATATTGTGTGGCGAAGATAGTCGAACCACATTGATGATAAAGAACATTCCAAACAA ATATACTTCTAAGATGTTATTGGCTGCAATTGATGAGCACTGTCGTGGTACTTATGACTTTATTTACTTACCAATTGATTTCAAg AACAAATGCAATGTGGGCTATGCATTCATTAACATGATCGATCCTCAACAGATTATTCCATTCCACAAG GCATTCAATGGCAAAAAATGGGAGAAGTTCAACAGTGAAAAAGTGGCATCTCTTGCATATGCTCGAATTCAGGGAAAAGCGGCTCTTATTGCCCATTTCCAGAACTCAAGTTTGATGAATGAGGATAAACGCTGTCGCCCTATACTCTTCCATACTGATGGTCCGAATGCTGGTGATCCG GAGCCCTTCCCCATGGGTACCAATATTCGGTCAAGATTGGGCAAACCTCGAACCAGCAGCGGTGAGGACAACCACCATCAGGGGAACCCTTCTACTTCAGCAAATGGAGAGGATTCTTCCAATGGAACAGACTCATCATCAGGTTCTGAATGA
- the LOC110659707 gene encoding uncharacterized protein LOC110659707 isoform X1, producing the protein MSAPHPILKKPKLEQNYGDGDDHRLVGKPKSMTEEENGGEEGGQEGASGEEQEEALVALIEHRAHEVEHLRTRVNYYTSQLQQAEKRLSETEVRLARLRGQSIAAPSKASIGNRNKSAKMEFRSTSPIHAIESASRNQPQLRTELLIPAANPKISQHIKLAGSSMKFSVGSGAQSSASTHTNTLSKLKAEKSCRSSPDAQVNEVQDRETKRKLEEKEHQELIPLIRSSSSPCTIRCHTSNHISSQHKRKLRSLVLCPVNDQLFVTSALDGVVNLWQVQSRGSGASLLSSTDCMSPKHRRWPEDMAWHPLGNSLFCTYNADGGDSQISILNLNKTEGRARVTYLEDKPHFKGIINSIIFMPWKNACFATGGSDHAVILWNEKETENLWKPKQLHRNLHSSAVMGVAGLQQRHIILSVGADKKIIGFDVQVGRADFRHQLDNKCMSVLPNPCDFNLFMVQTGTPEKQLRLFDIRLRQTELHSFGFKQESSDSQSALINQAWSPDGLYLTSGSVDPVIHIFDVRYNSHKPSQSIRAHQKRVFKAVWHYSHPLLISISSDLHIGLHKIE; encoded by the exons ATGAGCGCGCCTCATCCGATTCTCAAAAAGCCAAAACTAGAACAAAACTACGGCGACGGCGACGACCACCGACTTGTAGGAAAACCGAAATCGATGACCGAAGAAGAGAACGGTGGAGAAGAAGGAGGACAGGAAGGCGCCAGTGGAGAAGAGCAAGAGGAGGCTTTGGTTGCGTTGATCGAACACCGTGCGCATGAAGTTGAACATCTCAGGACACGTGTCAACTATTATACATCTCAG CTCCAGCAAGCAGAGAAGAGGTTGAGTGAAACAGAAGTCAGATTGGCTCGCTTACGGGGACAAAGCATTGCAGCACCATCTAAAGCTTCTATAGGAAATAGGAATAAAAGTGCAAAGATGGAGTTTAGATCGACGAGTCCAATCCATGCCATTGAAAGTGCTTCTAGGAACCAACCTCAATTGAGAACTGAACTCCTGATTCCTGCTGCAAATCCAAAAATCTCCCAACACATAAAATTGGCAGGGTCCAGTATGAAATTTTCTGTTGGTTCTGGTGCTCAATCAAGTGCATCCACCCACACTAATACTCTATCAAAATTAAAAGCAGAAAAATCTTGCAGAAGTTCTCCTGATGCACAAGTTAATGAAGTTCAGGATAGAGAAACAAAAAGGAAGCTTG AAGAGAAAGAACACCAGGAATTGATTCCATTGATACGCAGTAGCTCTTCTCCATGCACAATCCGCTGCCATACAAGCAATCACATCTCTAGTCAGCACAAAAGAAAGTTGAGAAGTCTTGTACTTTGTCCAGTAAATGATCAACTTTTTGTGACCAG TGCTTTGGATGGAGTGGTCAACTTATGGCAAGTTCAATCTCGGGG ATCAGGTGCCTCCCTTCTCAGTTCTACTGATTGTATGTCTCCAAAACATAGGCGGTGGCCAGAAGATATGGCTTGGCACCCACTGGGAAACAGCTTATTTTGTACTTACAATGCTGATGGTGGGGATTCTCAGATATCAATTCTAAATTTGAATAAAACAGAAGGG AGGGCCCGTGTGACTTACTTAGAGGATAAGCCTCATTTCAAGGGTATTATTAACAGCATAATATTCATGCCCTGGAAAAATGCCTGCTTTGCCACCGGTGGTAGTGATCATGCTGTTATACTTTGGAATGAGAAAGAGACTGAGAATTTATGGAAGCCAAAGCAATTGCACAGGAATCTGCATTCTTCAGCTGTCATGGGAGTTGCTGGGTTGCAACAAAGGCATATCATTCTATCAGTTGGTGCAGACAAGAAAATTATAGGGTTTGATGTTCAAGTAGGGAGAGCAGACTTCAGGCATCAACTAGATAATAAATGCATGAGTGTTCTGCCTAATCCATGCGATTTCAATCTATTCATGGTTCAGACAGG GACTCCTGAGAAGCAGCTGAGATTGTTTGATATTCGACTTAGGCAGACAGAGCTTCACTCTTTCGGTTTTAAGCAAGAAAGCAGCGACTCTCAGTCAGCTTTGATCAATCAGGCTTGGTCTCCTGATGGTTTGTACCTGACATCTGGTTCAGTAGATCCTGTGATTCACATCTTTGATGTCAGGTATAATTCTCACAAGCCATCTCAATCTATAAGAGCTCATCAGAAACGGGTCTTTAAAGCAGTCTGGCATTACTCTCACCCACTTCTGATTTCTATATCTTCTGATCTGCACATTGGCTTGCACAAGATCGAATAG
- the LOC110659707 gene encoding uncharacterized protein LOC110659707 isoform X2, with amino-acid sequence MKLNISGHVSTIIHLSLQLQQAEKRLSETEVRLARLRGQSIAAPSKASIGNRNKSAKMEFRSTSPIHAIESASRNQPQLRTELLIPAANPKISQHIKLAGSSMKFSVGSGAQSSASTHTNTLSKLKAEKSCRSSPDAQVNEVQDRETKRKLEEKEHQELIPLIRSSSSPCTIRCHTSNHISSQHKRKLRSLVLCPVNDQLFVTSALDGVVNLWQVQSRGSGASLLSSTDCMSPKHRRWPEDMAWHPLGNSLFCTYNADGGDSQISILNLNKTEGRARVTYLEDKPHFKGIINSIIFMPWKNACFATGGSDHAVILWNEKETENLWKPKQLHRNLHSSAVMGVAGLQQRHIILSVGADKKIIGFDVQVGRADFRHQLDNKCMSVLPNPCDFNLFMVQTGTPEKQLRLFDIRLRQTELHSFGFKQESSDSQSALINQAWSPDGLYLTSGSVDPVIHIFDVRYNSHKPSQSIRAHQKRVFKAVWHYSHPLLISISSDLHIGLHKIE; translated from the exons ATGAAGTTGAACATCTCAGGACACGTGTCAACTATTATACATCTCAG TTTGCAGCTCCAGCAAGCAGAGAAGAGGTTGAGTGAAACAGAAGTCAGATTGGCTCGCTTACGGGGACAAAGCATTGCAGCACCATCTAAAGCTTCTATAGGAAATAGGAATAAAAGTGCAAAGATGGAGTTTAGATCGACGAGTCCAATCCATGCCATTGAAAGTGCTTCTAGGAACCAACCTCAATTGAGAACTGAACTCCTGATTCCTGCTGCAAATCCAAAAATCTCCCAACACATAAAATTGGCAGGGTCCAGTATGAAATTTTCTGTTGGTTCTGGTGCTCAATCAAGTGCATCCACCCACACTAATACTCTATCAAAATTAAAAGCAGAAAAATCTTGCAGAAGTTCTCCTGATGCACAAGTTAATGAAGTTCAGGATAGAGAAACAAAAAGGAAGCTTG AAGAGAAAGAACACCAGGAATTGATTCCATTGATACGCAGTAGCTCTTCTCCATGCACAATCCGCTGCCATACAAGCAATCACATCTCTAGTCAGCACAAAAGAAAGTTGAGAAGTCTTGTACTTTGTCCAGTAAATGATCAACTTTTTGTGACCAG TGCTTTGGATGGAGTGGTCAACTTATGGCAAGTTCAATCTCGGGG ATCAGGTGCCTCCCTTCTCAGTTCTACTGATTGTATGTCTCCAAAACATAGGCGGTGGCCAGAAGATATGGCTTGGCACCCACTGGGAAACAGCTTATTTTGTACTTACAATGCTGATGGTGGGGATTCTCAGATATCAATTCTAAATTTGAATAAAACAGAAGGG AGGGCCCGTGTGACTTACTTAGAGGATAAGCCTCATTTCAAGGGTATTATTAACAGCATAATATTCATGCCCTGGAAAAATGCCTGCTTTGCCACCGGTGGTAGTGATCATGCTGTTATACTTTGGAATGAGAAAGAGACTGAGAATTTATGGAAGCCAAAGCAATTGCACAGGAATCTGCATTCTTCAGCTGTCATGGGAGTTGCTGGGTTGCAACAAAGGCATATCATTCTATCAGTTGGTGCAGACAAGAAAATTATAGGGTTTGATGTTCAAGTAGGGAGAGCAGACTTCAGGCATCAACTAGATAATAAATGCATGAGTGTTCTGCCTAATCCATGCGATTTCAATCTATTCATGGTTCAGACAGG GACTCCTGAGAAGCAGCTGAGATTGTTTGATATTCGACTTAGGCAGACAGAGCTTCACTCTTTCGGTTTTAAGCAAGAAAGCAGCGACTCTCAGTCAGCTTTGATCAATCAGGCTTGGTCTCCTGATGGTTTGTACCTGACATCTGGTTCAGTAGATCCTGTGATTCACATCTTTGATGTCAGGTATAATTCTCACAAGCCATCTCAATCTATAAGAGCTCATCAGAAACGGGTCTTTAAAGCAGTCTGGCATTACTCTCACCCACTTCTGATTTCTATATCTTCTGATCTGCACATTGGCTTGCACAAGATCGAATAG